In Ctenopharyngodon idella isolate HZGC_01 chromosome 1, HZGC01, whole genome shotgun sequence, a single genomic region encodes these proteins:
- the LOC127513303 gene encoding adhesion G protein-coupled receptor E3-like — MFGSLLILKNMIKINKYCFQGQNCFQNLLEQIENISTSQVLSVTTVTNILTMAFNASEKILGSSSSSSVSPAELAAHGNRVLKTSEKLISTLVKPTDTSDNVSFTLATVEGQVFMVGPQVTLDKIPRLDTTNSSVDIDLIGIANNSETRSAAVAFMSYNTMENLLKPDFFNTSNDTVKTMMSTVISATLPKITNTKLTKPVNFTFKHIREFDPNGSLSCVYWNISEWIVDGCSVLKTNSSYTVCSCVHLSTFALIMQTSRPPENDPLLDLLNLVCVIVGLVFFSLALLTFALCQWSPGVNNVARINLCISLLLAHLLFLLTQQFLSLIRPHQVLCDVISGVLHFLFLSGFMWMFIEAVLLFICVKNLSQISSKKREVLSSGFLCVIGYTVALVVVGVSVGLVPEGYGSEHCWIKMDKGFIWSFLGPVCVILALNIILFINIIISLNSTLKNLNAEVSQMKQTKIMVFKTLAQFVVLGCSWILGFFTNDSKVLEILFLILNSQQGTFIFLVYCVLNNEVREQYRKFFRCLCCGRKQHLGLQHGK, encoded by the exons atgtttggttccctgttaatattgaaaaacatgatcaaaatcaACAAATACTGCTTTCAGGGTCAGAACTGTTTCCAAAATCTACTTGAGCAGATCGAGAACATCTCTACATCTCAAGTGCTCTCTGTGACT ACTGTGACAAACATTTTGACAATGGCCTTCAACGCTTCAGAGAAGATTTTAgggtcatcatcatcatcatcagtcagCCCAGCTGAACTCGCCGCCCATGGAAACCGTGTGTTAAAAACCAGTGAGAAACTCATTTCTACATTGGTGAAGCCGACAGACACAAGTGACAATGTCAGCTTTACTCTTGCCACTGTAG agGGACAAGTCTTCATGGTTGGACCACAGGTCACCTTAGATAAAATCCCTCGACTTGACACAACAAATTCTTCTGTGGACATTGATCTCATTGGGATCGCTAACAACAGTGAAACAA GATCAGCTGCTGTGGCTTTCATGAGTTACAACACAATGGAGAATCTACTGAAGCCTGATTTCTTCAACACATCAAATGACACAGTTAAAACCATGATGTCCACTGTGATCTCCGCTACTCTTCCCAAAATCACCAACACTAAACTCACCAAACCAGTCAACTTCACCTTCAAACACATCAGA GAGTTTGACCCCAACGGTTCTCTGTCCTGTGTGTACTGGAATATCAGCGAGTGGATTGTAGATGGTTGTTCTGTTTTAAAGACCAACAGCAGCTACACTGTGTGTTCCTGTGTTCATCTGTCGACATTCGCTCTCATCATGCAAACCAGCAGACCACCAGAG AATGACCCACTGCTGGACCTGTTGAATTTGGTGTGTGTGATTGTGGGGCTGGTGTTCTTCAGTTTGGCCCTGTTGACCTTTGCCCTTTGTCAGTGGAGTCCTGGAGTGAATAACGTGGCTCGAATCAACCTCTGCATCAGTCTTCTGCTGGCTCACCTTCTGTTCCTGCTCACACAACAGTTCCTGAGCCTCATACGCCCTCATCAG GTGTTGTGTGACGTGATATCAGGTGTTCTGCACTTCCTCTTTCTCTCCGGCTTTATGTGGATGTTCATTGAAGCTGTGCTGCTCTTCATCTGTGTGAAGAACCTATCACAGATCAGCTCCAAAAAGAGGGAAGTGCTTAGCAGTGGATTCCTGTGTGTGATTGGATATACGGTTGCTCTGGTTGTGGTGGGTGTGTCTGTCGGGCTGGTTCCTGAAGGATACGGCAGCGAACA CTGCTGGATTAAAATGGACAAAGGTTTCATCTGGAGTTTTCTGGGTCCTGTTTGTGTCATACTAGCA TTGAACATAATTCTCTtcatcaacatcatcatcaGTCTGAACTCAACTCTCAAAAATCTGAACGCTGAAGTTTCACAGATGAAACAAACCAA GATTATGGTATTTAAAACACTGGCTCAGTTTGTGGTTCTTGGTTGCTCCTGGATTCTGGGTTTCTTCACTAATGACAGTAAGGTTCTGGAGATCCTCTTCCTGATCTTGAACTCCCAGCAGGGAACCTTCATCTTCCTGGTCTATTGTGTCCTCAATAATGAG GTCAGGGAACAGTACAGGAAGTTCTTCAGATGTCTTTGCTGTGGACGCAAACAACACTTAGGACTACAGCATGGAAAATGA